The nucleotide sequence AACAAAGCATTAAATACCACATTAATCAATTACTAAAGAAGCTTCAATGTGAAAATAGAACACAGTTAATAATAAAACTAATTAAATTTAGAAAATTAATTCAAGCTCTCATAAACCAAAGAGAGCAGATGGAATGCTTAAACGCGTAACCTTACTAGCTCACGTTTTAATTCTACTTTCAATGAAAGGAACAGAGGGGGCAGTAGTAGGTAATTCCTACTACTGCGTTCAAGTTCTATCCAGCGTAAGGGTAACAGAAAAGGAAAAAATCACATTTAGAGAACTCAGCAGAACTTTTAATGAGGTAAGGATTGAAAAAATTGGAAAGTACTATACTCTTAGAGTCGGTTTTTGGGACGAAATTGGAAAAGCGAGGAAAGCTCTAAACAAACTAAGAAAGTTAGGTTTTAAGAAAGCTTTCTTAAGAAAGTGCTACTTCTACCCTAAGAGGTGGATTCTGCCTAAAAAGGAAGTTTCCCATCCAAGCAAACAGGAAGGAAGAAATAAACAACGACCTATTAAAGCTCTCAAAGAAAAGCCTTATGAAAGTAGGAGACTCTATAGCCTAGTAGAGTCCCTTACAAAGGACATTAACAAAAACGAAAATGGAGTAACAGAGGAAGAGACATACAAAGTCAATTTCCCGGAAACGAGAAAGGGAAAAAGGAAGGAAAAGAATGTAAAACTATCCGTTGGAACTTCAATCAATAGAGAACTTTCTAAAAGCTACACATTTACCCAACTATCCTACAAAGGAGTAGGACTAAGAGTTTTAAGGAAAGGAGAAGAAAACAAACTAGGAGTAGCAGTAAAAGAGTTCTTTAAAGAAAAGTGGATAAAGGATACGGTCTTACTAAAAGGAGGAATTATTAGAAGAGAGAACTTCCTTGAAGCCTGGAGCCCTATTTCACTTGAAGCTTCAACAGACTTTGTTGATAAGAAGTTCTCTATTTCCCTGTCATATCAGGGCTTCAGGAATTACAAAAACCAGTTAAACCTCAGAGGACTCCTAGCGTTTAACAGCAAATTAAATTACTACTTCACAAACACTTCAGGCATTACCGTTTCTTACCTCTATACTAAGTTCACAAACGGGAGAAAGTCCATCTTTTCAACAGGTAGCAGGTTCAACTTAAAGGGTTGGAAGGAGAGTTTTTCCTCCTTTGTCTCTTTGAGAGGGAACTCTTACTTCCTGCAACTGGGGAAGGAGTTTAAGGGTATAAACCTAAATGTCTTCACCGATAAATCGCTGAGTTTTCCACCACAGGCTAAAGGAAATCTTTACTTTGGAAGGTGGATTACTTTCTTCAGTATAGACCCCATGAATCTAACCGGCGCAAGGGTAACTCTCCCGGTTAAGAACTTCTCATTCATAAGCTCAATCTATTTAACAGACGGTAAAGGAAAAAGGCTTATACTTGGAGAAAAGAAGTTTAAAAGCAAAGGCAAATTTGTAGGACTGGACTTTTCCCTTAAGTACAGACTAAAAGTGTTCAGAGAGAATTTAAATTTTGGAGGCGGAATATTTTTACCCGGAAGTGCATTTGAGGACAGAAAACCGAGGACGGGTGGATACCTTGATGTCAAGGTTAGCTGGTAAAGCTCTTACCCTCCTTCCTTTACTTTTATTTTCGTGTTCAAGCCCTCCTTTAACCTACCAGCAAATTTCAACCTGCAGTGTTGAAGCTAAAAGGCTAAACGAAGTTGAGAAGCTAGCAGATAAAGGCTTTGGTGAAGCACAACTATGTGCAGGAAAACTCCTTTTAAAAGAAGGAAAGAGCACTAAAGCAAGGAAATATCTCCTTAAAGCGTTTAAACAGCTCTCCGGCAGGAAAAGGGGAGAGGCAGCCTACCTAGTAGGTAAAACCTATCTAATGGAGAAAAAGGTAAATAGAGGAAGAAGCTGGTTCTTTAAAGCGATAGAGAACGGTTACCCAAACAGGGAAT is from Thermovibrio guaymasensis and encodes:
- a CDS encoding SPOR domain-containing protein, with amino-acid sequence MLKRVTLLAHVLILLSMKGTEGAVVGNSYYCVQVLSSVRVTEKEKITFRELSRTFNEVRIEKIGKYYTLRVGFWDEIGKARKALNKLRKLGFKKAFLRKCYFYPKRWILPKKEVSHPSKQEGRNKQRPIKALKEKPYESRRLYSLVESLTKDINKNENGVTEEETYKVNFPETRKGKRKEKNVKLSVGTSINRELSKSYTFTQLSYKGVGLRVLRKGEENKLGVAVKEFFKEKWIKDTVLLKGGIIRRENFLEAWSPISLEASTDFVDKKFSISLSYQGFRNYKNQLNLRGLLAFNSKLNYYFTNTSGITVSYLYTKFTNGRKSIFSTGSRFNLKGWKESFSSFVSLRGNSYFLQLGKEFKGINLNVFTDKSLSFPPQAKGNLYFGRWITFFSIDPMNLTGARVTLPVKNFSFISSIYLTDGKGKRLILGEKKFKSKGKFVGLDFSLKYRLKVFRENLNFGGGIFLPGSAFEDRKPRTGGYLDVKVSW